The following nucleotide sequence is from Streptomyces bathyalis.
GCCCGCTGGTACAGCCCGTCCGGCCGCAGGACACCGGACGAGATCGGCACGCTCTACGCCGACCTCGTCCTGCGCATGGTCGCCCCGCAAGGTGACGCCCGGGGTCCCGGGCCGGGGGCCGGCGCCGGCCCCCGGTGATCTACCAGAAGTAGCGGCTGAGGGTCTCGGCCACGCACACCGGCTTGTCGCCGCCCTCGCGCTCTACCGTCACCTTGGCCGCGACCTGCACGCCGCCGCCGGCCTCGCTGACGTCGACGAGTTCCGCCCGTGCGCGCAGCCGTGAGCCGACCGGCACCGGCGCGGGGAATCGGACCTTGTTCACGCCGTAGTTGACGCCCATCCGGACCCCCTCCACGCGCATGATCTGCGGTACGAGGTCGGGCAGCAGGGAGAGGGTCAGATATCCGTGCGCGATGGTCGTGCCGAAGGGGCCGTCCTTCGCGCGTGCCGGGTCGACGTGGATCCACTGGTGGTCGCCCGTCGCGTCCGCGAACAGGTCGATCCGCTTCTGGTCGATCTCCAGCCAGTCGCTGAAGCCGAGTTCCTGGCCGACCGCGGCCACCAGTTCGTCGGTCGAGGTGAAGACCCGGGGCTCCGCCATCCGTACAACCTCCCGCATGCGTGTCGCGCGCCGCCGGATGCTAAGCGCTCGCTCAGCATGCTGCGGTGCTGTCGCGCGTGTCAACGTCCGCAGGAAGCGGGAGGCGCGTGCGGTGTCGTCAGCTCCGGGAAGCGGCCATCGAACCCAGTCCGGTGCGCAGTCGGCGTCCCCGGCCGGCAAGGCGGATGACGTCCTTGCCGACGTCCTTGTCCATGGCGGTGATCATCCGGCGCAGCACGTCCGCGAGTCGGGGCGTGGGCGGAGTCGAGGGGTCACAGGGGAGCAGCGACCTGCCGCCCCACGTCAGTCGGTGCCATTCGTCGTGCTGCGCCGGCTGTCTGATTCCGTGGCGCTTCTCGGCTCTGCGCCGGACGGCGACCTGCGACTCGTACTCCAGCCACACCGTCCGCGCCTCTTCGAGTTCCTCCAGGGCGGCGACGAGCAGCTCCGGGTCGGGGTCACGGTCGTCCGGGCCGAAACCGGCGCGGGCGCACAGGTGTTGCCATGTCGCGCGATGCCCGTACGGGGCGAATCGCTCAAGGCACTTACGCAGCGCCTGGCGACGCTGTGAGGGTGCTCTTTCAGGGTCGCGGACCTGCTCTGCGAGGGCTCTGAAACCGGCCAATCATCCCACCTCCGACGGACTGGACCCGACTCGTCGGCGTTATGACGTAAGTGCCGCGCAATCGGATCCCCCCGTTGCGAAGTCATTTTCCTCTGGTTGTCCGGGCCTTCCGTACTCCGGCCTTCCCGGGCTCGTGGGCTACCCCCGCAACGCCTGAACACTCTCCCCTGAAGGGAATTCTCACCTCGTTCTCATGACTTCTCACAGAACACTCATCAGTAGTGAAGACATCGCAACGAGTGGTTCCGCATATGGCCCTGCTGTGCACGGCGCGGACGGAGCGTGCGCCCGCCGTCTCGTGCGCCGGCAGTTCTATGCGCGTCAACTCCGCCCGGAACACATGTAATTGGCCGCGCGGGCCCTTGGCGCTGTTTCTCTTTCCCGCGCCCGGGGCATGAAGGCCCGCCGTAGGGTGGAGACGGGAATCCACCTGGCAGACGGGAAGACGATCACCATGGCCGACGAGAAGTCCGAGCCGGACCTCCCGCCGAAGATCGACACATCTGTGCCCCATTCGGCGCGGATCTGGAACTACTGGCTGGGCGGCAAGGACAACTATCCGGTGGACGCCGAGGCCGGTGACGAGTTCGCGAAGACATTTCCCGGAATCGTCGACGCGGCCCGCGGATCCAGGTACTTCCTCGCCCGTGCCGTGCGTCATCTCGCGGGCCGGGCCGGCATCCGCCAGTTCCTCGACGTGGGCACCGGACTGCCCACGGTGGACAACACCCACGAGATCGCCCAGTCCGTCGCGCCGAGTTCACGCATCGTGTACGTGGACAACGACCCGCTGGTGCTCGTGCACGCGCAGGCGCTGCTGACCTCCACACCCGAGGGCGCCACCGACTACATCGACGCCGACGTGCGCGAGCCGGACACGATCCTCGAGGCCGCCTCGAGGACGCTGGACTTCGAGCGGCCCGTCGGTCTGATGATGCTCGGGATCATGGGCCACATCGCCGACGACGAACTCGCACGGTCGCTCGTGCGGCGGCTGCTGGACGCCCTGCCCGCCGACAGCTATCTCACGCTGAGCGACGGCACCGACATCAGCGCGGCGCGCCAGGCGGCCCATGAGAAGTACAACAGCAGCGGTGCCGTCCCCTACCACCTGCGCAGCCCCGAGGAGTTGGGCCACTTCTTCGACGGACTCGAACTGCTGGAGCCTGGGCTCGTTCCCGTCACGCAGTGGCGGCCCGACCACACCCCGTTTCCGGTGACTCCCGTCACCACCTACGGAGGGGTCGGCCGAAAGACCTGACCGGCCGCCCGGCCAAGGCCGCTGGTCAGGGCCGCGCCCGGACGTCGCCTGCCGGTGGTCCCCGCGTCCTCGTCCCCGTGCCTTCTGGCGTCCGCGTCCGGATCCTCCTCTTCCCCCCGGCATACCGACTGGTTAGTCTGCCGCCGCGGGGAGAGCCGCCGAGAGTGTGAAGGGGAGTTGCGGGGATGGAGTCTTTGCGCGACAGCACAGTGGTCGTCACCGGCGGGGGCGGCGGAATCGGGGCGGCACTGGCCCGCCGATTCGCCGCGGAGGGAGCCCGCGTTGCGGTCAACGATCTCGACGCCGCCAGGGCCGCGGCGGTCGCGGACGAGATCGGCGGTGTCGCCGTTCCCGGTGACGCTTCCTCGATCGTGCCGGTCGCCCGCGAAGCGCTCGGCGGCACCATCGACACCTTCTGCGCCAACGCCGGCGTTGCGACCCGCGGTGGCCAGGAGGCGGGCGAGGAGCTGTGGGAGCACGCCTGGGACGTGAACGTGATGGCACACGTGCGGGCCGCGCGTGAGCTGGTGCCCGGCTGGCTGGAGCAGGGCCGGGGCCGGTTCGTCGCGACCGTCTCGGCGGCCGGGCTGCTCACGATGCTCGGCTCGGCGCCCTACAGCGTGACCAAGCACGCCGCGCTCGCCTTCGCGGAGTGGCTGTCGGTCACCTACAGGCACCGCGGCATCGACGTGCATGCCGTGTGCCCGCAGGGCGTGCGCACCGACATGCTGGCCAATACCGGCGCCGCGGGCGACCTGGTGCTCGCGGAGACCGCCATCGAGCCGGAGGCCGTCGCCGACTCCCTCTTCGAGGCGATGCAGGCGGGGCGCTTCCTCGTACTGCCGCACCCCGAGACCGCGGGCTTCTACGAGGCCCGGGCCGGGCACCCCGATCACTGGCTGGGCGGCATGAACAAGATGCAGCGCAAGCTGGAGGAACTCCTCGACAAGGAGGCGCAGGAGGCGCAGCCGGCCGGGGGAGCGGCAGGAACCAACGGCGCCGACGGCTCGCAGGGGGCGGCACGTTGACCATCACGTACGAGGACAAGCCGTGGCTGAAGCAGCTCAACGAGGTTCAGCGTGCCCCGGTGCAGCCTCCGGAGACGATGCTGCACGCCTTCCGCGACGCGGTGCGCGCCGTCCCCGACCGCACCGCCCTCGCCTACTTCGACGGACGTGTCAGCTACCGCGAGGCCGACGAGCTCTCCGACGGCATAGCCGCGCACCTCGCGGCACGCGGCTTCGAACGCGGTCACCGCCTGGCGCTGATGCTGCAGAACAGCCCGCACTTCGTGCTCGCGCTGCTGGGCGCGTGGAAGGCCGGAGCGGTGGTGGTGCCGGTCAACCCCATGTACAAGGCCGGCGAGGTCGCGCACGTACTCCACGACGCCGAGGTGACGGCGCTGGTGTGCGACGAGAGGGCATGGGAGCCGTATCTGCGGGCCACGGCCGCCGACTCGCCCGTACGCATCGCGCTGACCGCCTGCGAACTCGACCTGCAGTCACGGGACGATCCCCGCGTGCTGGGCTTCGAGCGTGCGGCGCCCGCGGAGGACGCCGAGGACCTGCTCACGGTCGCGCGCTCCGGCGGCGCGGCCCCGCCCGGACGCGAACTGACGGGCTCCGACATCGCGCTCATCAGCTACACCTCGGGAACGAGCGGCGCTCCCAAGGGCGCCATGAACACCCACGCCAACATCGCCTACAACGCCGAGCGTCAGCACACTGGTCTCCAACTGCCCGACGCCTCCTGCATCTTCGTCCTCGCACCGCTCTTCCACATCACCGGCATGGTCTGCGAGCTGTCGGCCTGCCTGGCGGGCCGCGGGACCCTCGCCCTCGCCTACCGGTTCGAAGCGGGCGTCGTGCTGGACGCGTTCCTGGAGCACCGGCCGGCCTTCACCGTCGGCCCGTCCACCGCCTACATGGCGCTGGCGGCCCACCCGCAGGCCACGCGGGAGCACTTCTCCTCGTTCCAGGTGCTCTCCTCGGGCGGCGCGCCCCTGCCGCCCGCGCTCGTGGAGAAGCTCGGCGCGGCCTTCGGCCCGTACCTGCGCAACGGCTACGGGCTCACCGAGTGCACCGCGCCATGCGCCTCCGTGCCGCCGGGCCGTGAGGCGCCCGTCGACCCGGCCTCCGGCACGCTCGCGGTGGGCGTGCCCGGGCCGGACACGGTGGTGAGCATCCTCGACGACGACGGCAGGCCCGTACCGCTGGGCGAGCAGGGCGAGATAGCCGTCCGCGGACCCCAGGTGGTGCCGGGCTACTGGCGCAGGCCCAAGGAGTCGGCCGAGGCGATACCCGACGGCCAACTGCGCACCGGGGACATCGGGTTCATGGACTCCGACGGCTGGCTCTACGTCGTCGACCGGAAGAAGGACATGATCAACGCCTCCGGGTTCAAGGTCTGGCCCCGGGAGGTGGAGGACGTCCTCTACGGTCATGCCGCGGTGCGGGAGGCAGCGGTCGTCGGCGTGAGTGACGAGTACCGCGGCGAATCGGTGAAGGCGTATGTGAGCCTGCGCCCGGGAACCCCGGCCGGGCCCGATGAACTGATCGACCACTGCAAGGAACGGCTGGCGGCGTACAAGTACCCGCGGGAGATCGAGATCCTGGCCGACCTGCCCAAGACGACCAGTGGGAAGATCCTGAGGCGGGAACTGCGTTCCCGCGGTGACAGCGGCAAATGAGACAGCGGCGGCGGTCGTCGCGGTGTTCGCGGTGAGCGGGCGCACGAGGAAAGGCAGGTGAGGGCGCATGGCCACACCTAGAACGGCGCCCCGCACCGGCGCCCACAAGAGCGGTCAGGCCGGTACGGCCGCCGCGCCCGTACCGCAGCGCCTGATGGCCGCCGCGACGCGTCTGTTCTCCGAGCGCGGCTACGACCGCACGTCCGTCCAGGAGATAGTCGAGGCGGCAGGGGTGACGAAGGGCGCCCTCTACCACTACTTCGGCTCCAAGGACGATCTGCTGCACGAGATCTACGGACGGCTGCTCCGCCTCCAGCAGGACCGCCTGGACGCCTACGCGGACGCGGATCAGCCCGTCGAGGACCGTCTGCGCAGGGCCGCGGCCGACGTCGTCGTGACCACCATCGACAACCTCGACGACGCGCGGATCTTCTTCCGCTCCATGCACCAGCTCAGCCCCGAGAAGCAGAAGCAGGTGCGCGCGGAGCGGCGCCGCTACCACGAGCGCTTCCGGGACCTGGTCGCGGAGGGCCAGCGCGACGGTGTCTTCAACGCGGCGACGCCGCCGGACCTGGTCGTGGACTACCACTTCGGCTCGGTCCACCACCTGAGCGCCTGGTACCGGCCCGATGGTCGGCTCGCTCCGCAGGAGGTCGCGGACCACCTCGCTGACCTGCTGCTGCGGGCGCTGCGGCCATAGGACGTACGTCCGCGGGCACAGACTCGGACACGGACCGGACACGGACCGGACACGGACACCGATACAGGCAGCGGGCCCGCAGCCCCCATGCACCGGTACACGGCCGGGCAGGCACACGCATACGGGCCCTCGCGCGGCGGGCGGCGCCACGGGCGGCGGGCGCCGCGCGACAACACGAGCGAAGAGCAGCAACTACGTTCCGGAGGTAGCACCGGTGAAGGCATGGCGCGTCCACATGAACGGCGAGCCGCGTGAGGTGATGCGGCTGGAGGACATCCCCGACCCCGAACCCGGCGCGGGCGAGGTGCTCGTACGGGTGCGCGCCGCAGGCGTCAACTTCCCCGACGCGCTCCTGTGCAGGGGGGAATACCAGGTCAAGCCGCCGTTCCCGTTCACTCCCGGCGTGGAACTGTGCGGCGAGGTGCTGGCGGTCGGCGAGGGCACCCCGGAGGGCGACGCACCCGAGGTGGGCTCGCGCGTCATAGCCCAGCCGGCGCTCCCCATGGGCGGATTCGCACAGAGCACGCTGGTCAGCGCGGCGAGCGTCCGCAAGGCACCCGAGGCGCTGGACGACGCCGAGGCGGCGGCGCTCCACATCGGCTACCAGACCGGCTGGTTCGGCCTGCACCGCAGGGCCCGGCTGCAGCCCGGCGAGACGCTGCTCGTGCACGCGGCGGCCGGCGGCGTCGGCAGCGCGGCAGTACAGCTCGGCAAGGCGGCCGGGGCGCGCGTGATCGGTGTGGTGGGCGGCAAGGCCAAGGCCGAGGCGGCGCGCGAGCTGGGCTGCGACGTGGTCGTCGACCGCCGCGAGGACGACATCGTGGCGTCGGTGAAGGAGGCCACGGGCGGCCGGGGTGCGGACGTCGTCTACGACCCGGTCGGCGGCGACGCCTACGCCAAGTCGGTCAAGTGCATCGCCTTCGAAGGCCGCATCGTCGTCGTCGGCTTCGCGAGCGGCGCGGTGCCGACGCCCGGCCTCAACCACTCGCTGATCAAGAACTATTCGATCCTCGGTCTGCACTGGGGCCTCTACAACACCAAGGACCCGGCCGCCGTCCAGGCCTGCCACGAGGAGCTGACCGCGCTCGCCGCGGAGGGCTCGGTCAAGCCGCTCATCAGCGAACGCGTTCCGCTGGAGGAGGGCGCGAGTGCGGTGCAGCGCGTCTTCGACGGCATCACGACGGGGCGTGTGGTCATCCAGCCCTGAGCGGTGCGGACTTGGGAGGCGGGTGTGCCGGAGCGGTAGAGGTGCACCCGCCGGACGCGCGGTGCCGGACGGTCGCCACGGCGGCGACCGTCAGCCGGACTGTGTGCGCGCCGGTGTGCGCCTGGGTTCGTCTCGGGTGGCGGGCGCGTGCCGCGTCGCTGGGGTTTCCCGGGGTTCGCTATCGGTCCGTGCGTGGTGGCGGGGGCGTGCCGCTCCGGGGGGCATGTCCGGGCGGCATGATTTACGGCCGACCACTGGGAACCAGATCGCGAGGTTCGCATCGGCCACAAATCACGTTTAAGCCCGGACACGGCCCCCCTGCGCGTCCCGCCCCCTCCCGCCGGTCCAGCGGCATTCCGCCGGTGGACACAGAGGACTGCGATTTCGTCTCCGCCCTCGGGCCCGCCAACGTCGTCGCCCCTGAACCAACCCTCACAGCAGACGAGTTGAACCACCCGAAGCCGCAGATGGCGGCAGACGCGAGACGGCAGGAGGGTGTGGGTCGTGAAGGGGGATGGTTCCGGGGCCATTGGGGTCTCCCCAGCGAGGCGTGGGGAAGTGATTTGTGCCGATGCAAAGCTCGCCGAACTGGTTCCGTTGGTCGGCCGTAAATCATGCCGCCCCGGGGCCGCCCCCGGAACGGCCCGCACCCGTCACCACGCACGAACCCGAGGCGCACACCGGCAACCCCCGCCCCCAACTGGCACGCCCCGGCCGCCCGTTCGTCCCGCGGCGCGCCGACAGCCAGCGCAGGCAGGCCAGTCCGAGCCGCGTCATCATGCGCACCAGGTGCGGGTCCGCCGCCGGGCCCGCCGTGCAGGACGACGCCAGAAGGAAACCCGCCTGCGCCGAGATGAGCACGTCGACGGCTTCGGGCTCGACGCCGCTCGTCAACGGAGCACGCGCGACGAACGGTTCGGGATCGATGCCGCTGAGGGCCACGCTGCTCAGCAGCGTGACGAGGTCCGCGTGGGCCGGGCCCACCCGGGCGTGCGGCCAGTCCACGAAGACGGCACGCTCGCCGGTGAGCAGGACGTTGAACGGGTACAGGTCCCCGTGCGTGAGCGTCTCGCCCGCCGTGGCCTCATCGAGGTCTGCCTCCAGCCTCAGGTGCAGATCGAGGTCCAGCGCGGCGCCGGGAGCGAGTTCCGCGAGCCTCGTCATTGCCCGGTGGTCACCGGCCAGACGTGCCCAGCCGCCCAATCGCGGTGCGCCGGGGGCCACTTCGAGCGCTGGCGCCGGTGTCAGCCGCTCCGCGAGCCCCGTGAGGGCGTCGAGCACCCGCTCCAGTTCCGCCTCGCGCCAGGGCTGTGCGGGAAGCGTCCCGTCGACATGCTCGAAGACCAGGGCCACCCACCCGCCGTCCTCGAACGAACCGAGCAGCCGGGGCGACGGCGTTCCGGGCGGCAACGCGCGCACCGTCGCGATCTCACGCCGGTGGAAGGCCCCCACCGCGGGTGCTGCTGTCGCGTCGACGGCCTTGGCGAAAGCCTTGCGGCCGTCGGCCGACTCCAGCCGTGCGGCGAGTCCTTCGGAGAAGCCGCCCGGCAGGCTCGTGGCCACGGCCGCCTTCCTCCCGAAGACGTCCTCGATCCCCGACCTCACGGACTGCGGCAGGCCGCCCCACGGCAGACGTCTGCTGCCCGTCTGTTCGGGCGGCGATTCACACACCACGCATTCCTTTCGCGGGGAGAGGGAGCTTCGCGTGAGAGGGGCGATCGGGAGCGGACCCGGGCGGGATAATGCGGTCACGCTGATCCGGGGGAGTCCTCTTCCCCCGGATCAGCGCTCGGCTCAGGCCGAGGCCAGGCTGAACCGCTGTTTCTCGGGATCGATCTCGAGGATGCGGACCGAGACGCGGGTGCCTACGGGCCAGGACTCCTGATACGCGAGACCGGTGACCCCTTCGGATTCGACGAACGAACCGAACGGCACTTCAGCGGTGACCACGCCTTCGATGACGTCACCTGCCTGGTGACGGGCGAGGAATTCCTGCCAGCTCATGAATTCACCTCCTTCCGCTACGAGTGGCTGTGCGCACTTCTCGTAGCGGGGGCGGGCCTCTCGCCCGCGCGGTGATCAAACGCCGGCCGGGTATCCGTTCTGTGTGCGGCCCACGGCCGACCCGGCAGTCATGTGAATGATCCTAGCGGACCCGGAACTTGAGGAGGAATACGAGAGCGGCCATTGCGCAGCGAGTAATCGGTCCACGTAGGCCGCTCCCGGGAAGAATCCGGTCCATCGCGTCGGGCGACCCCGGTATTTCCACGACGGAGACTCCTCGTGCCGGTGCCACACCCGCCCACCGAGCACAGGTTCAGGACCTGCCCGGCCGGATCGCAGAGGGCGAGCCGGAGCGTCCCCGAACGGATATCCCGTGGCGGCCGCGCGGCACTCTCCCGCACGCTGACGGCATGGACGGACATGCCCGCTCCGGTGAACTGCTCGGATTCCCGCCCGATGCCCGCGTGCTCCTGGTCAACTGCGACGACCTCGGGATGTACGAAGGCGTCAACGCCGCCGTCGTGGAGTCGGTGGAGCGCGGAATCGCCGGCTCGTGCAGCCTGATGCCGCCCTGCCCAGCCGCCCCGCACGCGATGCGACTGCTGGGCGAGCGGCCGCACATCCCCTTCGGAATACACCTCACGTTGGTCTGCGACACGGCCGCGAACCGGTGGGGGCCGCTGTCCCCGAAGAGCAACGTCCCCTCGCTTCTTGACGATTCGGGCGGACTCCACGAGCCCGGAGCCGTCGGCGAACTGCTCTCGAAGGCCCGGATCGAGGAGGTGGAACGCGAGTTCAGAGCGCAGATCACGTCCGTCGCCGACGCGGGGCTCGGACCCACGCACCTGGACTGGCACTGCCTCGCCGACGGCGGGCGTGACGACATCTTCGACCTCACGCTGTCCCTGGCGGCCGAGCACGGACTCGCCGTCCGGGTGTGGCTCGGCCGCGGGCGCCGGAAGCTGCGCCCGCTCGGGTTCCCCGTCACGGACAACGACTTCGTCGACAGCTTCCGCCTCGGCACCGAAGGCAAGTCGGAACGGTACGCGCAGCTCATGCGGGAGCTCCCTGCCGGGCTGAGCGAGTGGGCCGTCCATCCCGGCCTCGGCGACGAGGAGTCACGCGCCCTCGACCCCGGCGGATGGCTCGTGCGGCGCACCGACCACGAGTTCCTCACCTCACCCGAGGCTCGTGAACTCCTCCGCGACGAGGGCATATTCGTCACCGACTACGCGGCGGTGCGGGAGGTGTGGCGCCGCGCCGCCTCGTCCCCGTGAACAGAGTGGGACGGCCGCGGCGCGCCCGGTCCCGCCCTCCCCGCCGTTGGCAGGGAAGCGGGACCGAGACATCGGCGCGCGGCTACTCGGCGGCGGCGTGCCGCTTCAACTCACGCTTGGCGAGCGAGCGTTGGTGCACCTCGTCCGGACCGTCGGCGAGCTGGAGGGTACGGGCGGCCGCCCACAGCTCCGCCAGGGGGAAGTCCTGGCTGACCCCGCCGGCGCCGTGCAGCTGCACCGCACGGTCGAGGATGTCGACGACGGCACGCGGCGTCGCGATCTTGATGGCCTGGATCTCCGTGTGCGCGCCCCTGTTGCCCACCGTGTCCATCAGCCACGCCGTCTTGAGCACCAGCAGGCGCAGCTGCTCGATCTGCACCCGCGCGTCGGCGATC
It contains:
- a CDS encoding MaoC family dehydratase, translating into MAEPRVFTSTDELVAAVGQELGFSDWLEIDQKRIDLFADATGDHQWIHVDPARAKDGPFGTTIAHGYLTLSLLPDLVPQIMRVEGVRMGVNYGVNKVRFPAPVPVGSRLRARAELVDVSEAGGGVQVAAKVTVEREGGDKPVCVAETLSRYFW
- a CDS encoding NADPH:quinone oxidoreductase family protein, giving the protein MKAWRVHMNGEPREVMRLEDIPDPEPGAGEVLVRVRAAGVNFPDALLCRGEYQVKPPFPFTPGVELCGEVLAVGEGTPEGDAPEVGSRVIAQPALPMGGFAQSTLVSAASVRKAPEALDDAEAAALHIGYQTGWFGLHRRARLQPGETLLVHAAAGGVGSAAVQLGKAAGARVIGVVGGKAKAEAARELGCDVVVDRREDDIVASVKEATGGRGADVVYDPVGGDAYAKSVKCIAFEGRIVVVGFASGAVPTPGLNHSLIKNYSILGLHWGLYNTKDPAAVQACHEELTALAAEGSVKPLISERVPLEEGASAVQRVFDGITTGRVVIQP
- a CDS encoding SAM-dependent methyltransferase, producing MADEKSEPDLPPKIDTSVPHSARIWNYWLGGKDNYPVDAEAGDEFAKTFPGIVDAARGSRYFLARAVRHLAGRAGIRQFLDVGTGLPTVDNTHEIAQSVAPSSRIVYVDNDPLVLVHAQALLTSTPEGATDYIDADVREPDTILEAASRTLDFERPVGLMMLGIMGHIADDELARSLVRRLLDALPADSYLTLSDGTDISAARQAAHEKYNSSGAVPYHLRSPEELGHFFDGLELLEPGLVPVTQWRPDHTPFPVTPVTTYGGVGRKT
- a CDS encoding polysaccharide deacetylase family protein, coding for MDGHARSGELLGFPPDARVLLVNCDDLGMYEGVNAAVVESVERGIAGSCSLMPPCPAAPHAMRLLGERPHIPFGIHLTLVCDTAANRWGPLSPKSNVPSLLDDSGGLHEPGAVGELLSKARIEEVEREFRAQITSVADAGLGPTHLDWHCLADGGRDDIFDLTLSLAAEHGLAVRVWLGRGRRKLRPLGFPVTDNDFVDSFRLGTEGKSERYAQLMRELPAGLSEWAVHPGLGDEESRALDPGGWLVRRTDHEFLTSPEARELLRDEGIFVTDYAAVREVWRRAASSP
- a CDS encoding class I adenylate-forming enzyme family protein, with the protein product MTITYEDKPWLKQLNEVQRAPVQPPETMLHAFRDAVRAVPDRTALAYFDGRVSYREADELSDGIAAHLAARGFERGHRLALMLQNSPHFVLALLGAWKAGAVVVPVNPMYKAGEVAHVLHDAEVTALVCDERAWEPYLRATAADSPVRIALTACELDLQSRDDPRVLGFERAAPAEDAEDLLTVARSGGAAPPGRELTGSDIALISYTSGTSGAPKGAMNTHANIAYNAERQHTGLQLPDASCIFVLAPLFHITGMVCELSACLAGRGTLALAYRFEAGVVLDAFLEHRPAFTVGPSTAYMALAAHPQATREHFSSFQVLSSGGAPLPPALVEKLGAAFGPYLRNGYGLTECTAPCASVPPGREAPVDPASGTLAVGVPGPDTVVSILDDDGRPVPLGEQGEIAVRGPQVVPGYWRRPKESAEAIPDGQLRTGDIGFMDSDGWLYVVDRKKDMINASGFKVWPREVEDVLYGHAAVREAAVVGVSDEYRGESVKAYVSLRPGTPAGPDELIDHCKERLAAYKYPREIEILADLPKTTSGKILRRELRSRGDSGK
- a CDS encoding TetR/AcrR family transcriptional regulator, whose amino-acid sequence is MAAATRLFSERGYDRTSVQEIVEAAGVTKGALYHYFGSKDDLLHEIYGRLLRLQQDRLDAYADADQPVEDRLRRAAADVVVTTIDNLDDARIFFRSMHQLSPEKQKQVRAERRRYHERFRDLVAEGQRDGVFNAATPPDLVVDYHFGSVHHLSAWYRPDGRLAPQEVADHLADLLLRALRP
- a CDS encoding aminoglycoside phosphotransferase family protein, yielding MCESPPEQTGSRRLPWGGLPQSVRSGIEDVFGRKAAVATSLPGGFSEGLAARLESADGRKAFAKAVDATAAPAVGAFHRREIATVRALPPGTPSPRLLGSFEDGGWVALVFEHVDGTLPAQPWREAELERVLDALTGLAERLTPAPALEVAPGAPRLGGWARLAGDHRAMTRLAELAPGAALDLDLHLRLEADLDEATAGETLTHGDLYPFNVLLTGERAVFVDWPHARVGPAHADLVTLLSSVALSGIDPEPFVARAPLTSGVEPEAVDVLISAQAGFLLASSCTAGPAADPHLVRMMTRLGLACLRWLSARRGTNGRPGRASWGRGLPVCASGSCVVTGAGRSGGGPGAA
- a CDS encoding SDR family oxidoreductase, producing the protein MESLRDSTVVVTGGGGGIGAALARRFAAEGARVAVNDLDAARAAAVADEIGGVAVPGDASSIVPVAREALGGTIDTFCANAGVATRGGQEAGEELWEHAWDVNVMAHVRAARELVPGWLEQGRGRFVATVSAAGLLTMLGSAPYSVTKHAALAFAEWLSVTYRHRGIDVHAVCPQGVRTDMLANTGAAGDLVLAETAIEPEAVADSLFEAMQAGRFLVLPHPETAGFYEARAGHPDHWLGGMNKMQRKLEELLDKEAQEAQPAGGAAGTNGADGSQGAAR